From one Paenibacillus sp. FSL K6-1330 genomic stretch:
- the treP gene encoding PTS system trehalose-specific EIIBC component, producing MALDRKNVERIVEAVGGKDNIEAATHCVTRLRFALVDDSKVDSKALDENDLVKGQFSSQGQFQVVIGPGLVDQVYNEMMDITGGARVSKDEVKNIASKKQNPLQRAIKTLADIFIPILPAIVMAGLLLGINNLLTGPGIFYEGQSLIQVHPEWADVASIINLIASTAFTFLPVLIGWSAVRQFGGNPLLGIVLGLILVNPDLLSAYQYADAKLEGTVPVWNLFGFEMEKIGYQGQVLPVLVSAYILAKIEKFLNKRVHDSIKLLVVAPVALLVTGFLAFILVGPITFAIGNVLTSGLVSIFDSFAALGGLIYGGLYALLVITGMHHTFLAVDIQLIGSEGGTFLWPMLALSNIAQGAAALAMMFIMKEQKAKGLAVTSSISAFLGVTEPAIFGVNIRYKYPFIFGMIGSGIAGVLLAVNNVLASSIGVGGIPGFLSIFPNQWGVFFIGMAIVLVIPFTGTLLFGRYHLSKQHRHTAKENAAGNVASDQAVMTESNDSRQSESFESSETENSSITEPAQKAAVDIMAPIKGKVVSLSEVPDPAFAENQMGQGVAIIPSEGKVYAPFDGQVAHLIKKSKHAIILTDTNGVQVLIHVGINTVSLKGEGFTAHVETGADISKGQLLLEFDMNRIQEAGLPVITPIIIPDGQEQVQKVTEYEGEALPGETRVLQVTLGNGI from the coding sequence ATGGCCCTTGATCGCAAAAACGTGGAGCGCATTGTCGAGGCAGTCGGTGGAAAAGACAATATCGAAGCCGCTACGCATTGCGTAACCCGTTTAAGATTTGCCCTTGTGGACGACAGCAAGGTGGATTCCAAAGCCCTAGATGAGAATGATTTGGTGAAGGGGCAATTCTCGTCCCAGGGACAGTTTCAGGTTGTGATCGGACCGGGTCTTGTCGACCAGGTTTACAATGAAATGATGGACATCACCGGCGGAGCAAGAGTATCGAAGGATGAAGTGAAGAACATTGCGAGTAAGAAGCAAAATCCGCTGCAGCGAGCGATCAAGACGCTTGCGGACATTTTTATTCCCATCCTGCCGGCGATTGTCATGGCAGGTTTGCTGCTTGGCATTAACAATCTGCTTACAGGACCGGGTATTTTCTATGAAGGTCAATCGTTGATTCAGGTCCATCCCGAGTGGGCAGACGTAGCCTCCATTATAAATCTAATTGCAAGCACCGCCTTTACGTTCCTGCCCGTCCTGATCGGATGGTCGGCAGTAAGACAGTTTGGCGGCAACCCGCTGCTTGGGATTGTACTAGGCCTGATCCTGGTAAATCCGGATCTGCTTAGCGCTTATCAATATGCGGATGCCAAGCTGGAAGGCACGGTTCCCGTCTGGAATCTGTTCGGCTTTGAAATGGAGAAAATCGGTTATCAAGGCCAGGTGCTGCCTGTTCTTGTTTCCGCTTATATTTTGGCCAAAATCGAGAAGTTTCTGAACAAACGGGTGCATGATTCCATTAAGCTGCTTGTCGTGGCGCCAGTAGCTCTGCTCGTGACCGGGTTCCTTGCATTCATTCTAGTGGGACCGATCACGTTTGCCATTGGTAACGTCCTCACTTCAGGTCTTGTCAGCATTTTTGATTCCTTTGCAGCCTTGGGTGGCCTGATCTACGGCGGACTGTATGCACTCCTTGTCATTACGGGGATGCATCATACGTTCCTTGCGGTGGACATTCAGCTCATCGGCAGTGAAGGGGGAACGTTCTTGTGGCCGATGCTGGCGTTATCTAATATTGCGCAAGGGGCCGCAGCGCTAGCCATGATGTTTATCATGAAGGAACAGAAGGCCAAAGGACTTGCCGTTACATCTTCCATCTCTGCCTTCTTGGGGGTAACGGAGCCAGCCATCTTCGGGGTTAACATTCGTTATAAGTATCCGTTTATCTTCGGTATGATTGGATCCGGGATTGCCGGCGTGCTGCTGGCCGTGAACAACGTTCTGGCTTCGTCGATCGGCGTGGGGGGCATTCCGGGATTCCTGTCCATATTCCCTAACCAGTGGGGCGTCTTCTTCATTGGCATGGCGATTGTATTGGTCATTCCGTTCACGGGGACATTGTTGTTCGGGCGTTACCATTTGTCCAAGCAGCATCGACATACAGCGAAAGAGAACGCTGCCGGCAACGTCGCAAGTGATCAAGCAGTAATGACGGAATCGAACGACAGTCGTCAATCTGAGTCATTCGAGTCATCGGAAACAGAGAATAGTTCAATTACGGAACCTGCCCAAAAAGCCGCAGTAGATATCATGGCACCAATCAAAGGGAAGGTGGTTTCCTTGTCTGAGGTACCCGACCCTGCTTTCGCCGAGAATCAGATGGGTCAAGGTGTTGCCATTATCCCGTCGGAAGGGAAAGTGTACGCTCCATTTGACGGTCAAGTCGCGCATTTGATCAAGAAGAGTAAACATGCGATTATTTTGACGGATACGAACGGGGTTCAGGTCCTGATTCACGTCGGAATCAACACGGTTTCCTTAAAAGGAGAGGGGTTCACGGCTCACGTGGAAACAGGTGCCGACATAAGCAAAGGGCAGCTGCTGCTTGAATTCGATATGAATCGGATTCAGGAAGCCGGTTTACCCGTCATTACGCCGATCATTATTCCAGACGGCCAAGAACAGGTTCAGAAGGTTACGGAGTATGAAGGCGAAGCGTTGCCAGGTGAAACGCGAGTGCTTCAAGTGACTCTTGGTAATGGAATTTGA
- the treR gene encoding trehalose operon repressor, translated as MTNNIYWTLYKDYADQIETGALQPGSKLPSENELTATYQITRETVRKGLNLLAQNGYIHKVKGKGSFVLDTGRMNFPVTGLVSYKELAERLGRKSRTLVYETECVPAGERIAKELQIRPDQLVWRVIRAREIEGERIILDIDYLLADIVTGLTRDITGDSIYQYLEQELHLKISYSKKIISVERATTMDQSYMDLGNDTHVVVVRGYVHLEDTTLFQYTESRHRLDKFQFVDFARRESNHDFGDQ; from the coding sequence ATGACGAACAACATTTATTGGACGCTATACAAAGATTATGCTGACCAAATTGAAACCGGCGCTCTTCAACCCGGCAGCAAGCTGCCCTCGGAAAACGAGCTTACGGCCACCTATCAAATTACAAGGGAAACGGTACGTAAGGGACTCAATTTGCTGGCTCAAAACGGTTATATTCACAAGGTAAAAGGCAAAGGTTCATTTGTGCTGGATACAGGAAGAATGAACTTCCCGGTAACGGGGCTTGTCAGTTATAAAGAGCTTGCGGAACGGTTAGGCCGAAAGAGCCGAACGCTTGTATATGAGACGGAATGTGTTCCGGCCGGAGAGCGTATAGCGAAAGAGCTTCAAATTCGACCGGACCAACTTGTATGGAGGGTGATACGTGCCAGGGAAATCGAAGGGGAGCGCATCATTCTCGATATCGATTATTTGCTTGCCGACATCGTAACGGGTCTAACGAGAGATATTACTGGGGATTCGATCTATCAATACCTGGAGCAGGAGCTCCATCTGAAAATCAGCTACTCGAAAAAAATAATTTCCGTTGAACGAGCTACAACGATGGACCAGTCCTATATGGATCTTGGAAACGATACCCATGTTGTCGTAGTCCGGGGATACGTTCATTTGGAAGATACCACACTCTTCCAGTATACGGAATCGAGGCATCGATTGGATAAGTTTCAGTTCGTTGATTTTGCAAGAAGAGAATCCAATCATGATTTTGGAGACCAATAA
- a CDS encoding SDR family oxidoreductase: MDLGLTGKVVLITGGSRGIGLETAVTFALEGAKVAICARDEEQLKTAADHIRQAADFEVLTIAADVTKPEDCMRAVNDTVQHYGQLNILVNNAGTAAAKSFELIDDEQWASDLDLKLFGAIRFARAAVPHMRESGGGAIINVTTSWAKTPPAGSMPSSVSRAAGQAMTKAMSLDLAPDHIRVNTVCIGMIRSAQLEERWKREEPGLTWEQYARDTRHRIPFGRIGNTQEAAKVIVFMASDAASYVTGTSINIDGGSAPAL, encoded by the coding sequence ATGGATTTGGGACTGACAGGAAAGGTCGTGTTGATTACCGGAGGGAGCAGGGGCATAGGGCTTGAAACCGCGGTAACGTTTGCGCTCGAAGGTGCCAAGGTTGCTATTTGTGCACGGGACGAGGAGCAGTTAAAGACTGCGGCAGACCATATCCGGCAAGCAGCGGATTTCGAAGTGCTAACCATAGCAGCGGATGTCACGAAACCTGAGGACTGCATGCGAGCGGTGAACGATACGGTGCAGCATTATGGACAGCTTAATATTCTGGTAAACAATGCCGGAACCGCCGCTGCGAAATCATTTGAGCTGATCGATGACGAACAATGGGCATCCGATCTGGATCTCAAGCTGTTTGGCGCGATTCGATTTGCACGTGCAGCCGTCCCTCACATGCGAGAGTCCGGGGGAGGTGCGATTATTAATGTCACGACATCCTGGGCCAAAACACCGCCTGCTGGGTCCATGCCCAGCAGTGTCAGCCGTGCAGCGGGGCAAGCCATGACCAAGGCTATGAGTCTCGATCTGGCACCAGACCATATCAGAGTAAACACCGTATGTATCGGAATGATCCGCAGCGCACAGCTTGAAGAGCGATGGAAACGGGAAGAACCCGGACTCACATGGGAACAGTACGCGCGGGACACGCGCCACAGGATTCCGTTTGGACGTATTGGAAACACGCAAGAAGCGGCAAAAGTTATCGTATTTATGGCATCCGATGCTGCCTCATATGTTACTGGAACTTCCATCAATATTGATGGAGGGTCAGCTCCGGCTTTATAA
- a CDS encoding BadF/BadG/BcrA/BcrD ATPase family protein, which yields MKHEVVIGIDGGGSQTRVMVSDLNGNVLSYAVGGASSIHKDSHAHENVQQTIRSSLALASCGVDQVKGLYAGIAGYESDQDMEWVTRLTAIEGLDCPKWYVNDSLVAHAGAFMGNPGIVVVSGTGSMILGITEQGIPIRNVDFHHYAASAARFLSYDAVYQILAGKIHPSDESLVREIQSFWGVENRDQLRMLASLGFIKDRQERDKKFGEMAPLITTAAEVGSRLARSVCDEAMKQIMVGVEILGSFFESDHVSVTGIGSVINCAYMKSKLMSSLQSGINKHYEYRNPQLSAAAGAVLMALRSLGLQVDSHRVESMRRHPHATW from the coding sequence ATGAAGCATGAAGTTGTGATTGGAATTGATGGAGGCGGCTCGCAGACGCGCGTCATGGTCAGCGATTTGAATGGAAATGTTCTCTCCTATGCCGTTGGCGGAGCCTCCTCGATCCATAAAGACAGCCATGCGCACGAGAATGTTCAACAAACCATACGATCGTCACTTGCCCTGGCGAGCTGCGGCGTAGATCAAGTCAAGGGTCTATATGCGGGAATAGCGGGTTACGAGTCGGATCAAGACATGGAGTGGGTAACTCGTTTAACCGCTATTGAAGGACTCGATTGTCCGAAATGGTACGTGAACGATTCTCTTGTCGCGCATGCAGGTGCATTCATGGGCAATCCAGGAATCGTTGTTGTGTCGGGGACGGGGTCCATGATTCTGGGAATAACCGAACAAGGGATTCCTATTAGAAATGTGGATTTCCATCATTATGCCGCCAGCGCTGCGAGATTTCTGTCTTATGATGCTGTGTATCAAATATTGGCCGGGAAAATCCATCCATCCGATGAATCGTTGGTCCGCGAAATTCAATCCTTTTGGGGAGTCGAAAATAGGGATCAACTTCGAATGTTGGCGTCTTTGGGTTTTATTAAAGATCGACAAGAGCGAGACAAGAAGTTCGGGGAGATGGCTCCTCTTATCACGACTGCAGCTGAAGTCGGAAGCCGATTAGCTCGGAGCGTGTGCGATGAAGCCATGAAGCAAATCATGGTAGGTGTTGAGATTCTAGGTTCATTCTTTGAGTCAGATCATGTATCGGTAACCGGGATCGGCAGTGTCATAAACTGCGCTTATATGAAGTCAAAACTAATGAGCAGCTTGCAATCGGGCATAAACAAACATTATGAATACCGGAACCCCCAATTATCGGCCGCTGCCGGCGCTGTGCTTATGGCACTTCGGAGTTTGGGGTTGCAGGTTGATTCCCATAGGGTTGAATCCATGCGCAGGCACCCTCATGCTACATGGTAG
- a CDS encoding ABC transporter ATP-binding protein, giving the protein MSQPILQIRDLHTHFFTDRGEIPAVDGVSLYVRPGEVLGVVGESGCGKSVTSLSVLKLIPQPPGKITGGSILFKGQDIVPLKERELRQIRGNAISMIFQEPMTSLNPLFTVGQQIGETVRLHRGVSKKNARVHTVEMLRKVGIARPESIIDEYPHQLSGGMRQRVMIAMAISCNPELLIADEPTTALDVTIQAQILDLIRCLNEEYKTAVMLITHDLGVVAEMCHRVTVMYAGKVVEEGSVHDIFKKPLHPYTRGLIKSVPRMKEQRRRLFSIPGNVPILNTRMKGCRFAERCSDVMPLCLEQLPELKEYEAAHSCRCWLHETPKEEVI; this is encoded by the coding sequence ATGAGTCAACCCATTTTGCAGATTCGAGATTTGCACACACACTTTTTTACAGACCGAGGTGAAATTCCCGCTGTCGATGGTGTGAGCCTTTATGTTAGACCTGGAGAAGTGCTTGGCGTCGTTGGTGAATCTGGCTGTGGCAAAAGCGTGACATCGCTGTCGGTTTTGAAACTGATTCCACAGCCTCCAGGCAAAATTACCGGTGGTTCGATCTTATTCAAGGGACAGGATATCGTCCCGTTAAAAGAACGCGAGTTGCGTCAGATTCGGGGAAATGCGATCTCCATGATTTTTCAGGAGCCGATGACGTCGCTAAATCCGCTATTTACCGTGGGCCAGCAAATCGGGGAAACGGTCCGCCTGCACCGGGGGGTTAGTAAGAAAAACGCGAGGGTACATACCGTGGAAATGCTGAGAAAGGTTGGCATCGCTAGGCCAGAGTCCATCATTGATGAGTACCCCCATCAGTTGTCGGGAGGAATGCGTCAGCGGGTCATGATCGCGATGGCGATTTCCTGTAATCCGGAACTGCTTATCGCTGATGAACCGACGACCGCATTGGATGTAACGATCCAGGCTCAGATCCTCGATCTGATCCGATGCTTGAATGAGGAGTATAAAACAGCGGTCATGTTGATCACGCATGATCTTGGCGTCGTCGCAGAAATGTGTCATCGCGTTACAGTCATGTACGCTGGGAAGGTTGTAGAGGAAGGCAGTGTGCACGATATATTCAAAAAACCGCTTCATCCCTATACCCGGGGTCTTATCAAGTCGGTTCCGCGAATGAAAGAGCAGCGCAGACGGCTGTTCTCCATACCAGGCAATGTGCCGATATTGAATACCCGGATGAAGGGCTGCCGCTTTGCCGAGCGATGCTCGGATGTCATGCCGCTGTGTCTCGAACAGCTTCCTGAACTGAAAGAATACGAAGCGGCACACAGCTGCCGATGCTGGCTGCATGAAACTCCGAAGGAGGAAGTCATATGA
- a CDS encoding dipeptide ABC transporter ATP-binding protein: MSEPLLQVEHLKKYYSLGKRWFGKSEQQVIKAVDDVSFSVLKGETFGLVGESGCGKSTAGRSILRLIEPTAGRVQFNGQDLTSLSPEELRLQRKDMQIVFQDPFSSLNPRHTVQRILEEPLIVHGVGNAKERRNLISRLIEVVGLSHSHLQRYPHQFSGGQRQRIGIARALSLQPKLIVADEPVSALDVSIQSQVINLLQDLQEEFGLTYIFIAHDLSVVKHICDRIAVMYLGRIVEISDKNRLYETPQHPYTKALFSAVPEPDPDIKTERIILQGEVPSPANAPVGCAFHTRCPMVMDICQTLRPELTETEPGHLTACHLFTGSDATGRAV; the protein is encoded by the coding sequence ATGAGTGAACCATTGCTGCAGGTGGAGCATCTGAAAAAGTACTATTCCTTGGGAAAGCGGTGGTTCGGAAAATCCGAGCAGCAAGTGATCAAAGCAGTCGATGACGTTTCCTTTTCCGTGCTGAAAGGAGAGACGTTTGGTTTGGTGGGTGAAAGCGGATGCGGTAAATCGACAGCAGGCCGTTCGATCCTGCGGCTAATCGAACCGACGGCCGGCAGGGTCCAGTTTAATGGACAGGATCTTACTTCATTATCTCCCGAAGAACTTCGCTTACAGCGCAAAGATATGCAAATCGTCTTTCAGGACCCATTTTCTTCCCTGAACCCACGGCATACCGTCCAGCGGATATTGGAGGAACCGCTCATCGTGCATGGAGTAGGGAACGCAAAAGAACGGCGTAACCTTATCAGTCGCTTGATCGAAGTCGTCGGTTTGTCGCACAGCCATCTCCAGCGTTACCCGCACCAATTCTCGGGCGGTCAGCGGCAGCGGATCGGCATCGCCAGGGCCTTGTCGCTGCAGCCGAAGCTGATCGTTGCGGATGAACCCGTGTCGGCACTCGATGTGTCCATTCAGTCGCAGGTTATCAATTTGCTGCAGGATCTGCAGGAGGAGTTTGGACTTACCTATATTTTTATCGCACATGATCTAAGCGTGGTGAAGCATATTTGCGATCGTATCGCCGTTATGTATCTTGGCCGAATCGTGGAGATTTCCGATAAGAACAGGCTTTACGAAACACCGCAGCACCCATATACGAAAGCGCTTTTTTCTGCAGTCCCTGAGCCTGACCCCGATATCAAAACCGAGAGGATTATTTTGCAGGGTGAAGTGCCGAGTCCGGCAAACGCGCCGGTCGGCTGCGCTTTTCACACCCGTTGTCCGATGGTGATGGATATTTGCCAAACGTTGCGCCCCGAGCTTACGGAAACGGAGCCTGGCCATCTGACGGCCTGCCATTTGTTCACAGGATCGGATGCTACCGGAAGAGCCGTATAA
- a CDS encoding ABC transporter substrate-binding protein, protein MRVKSWSSVVLALMLCGVVILAGCSGSKGSSNNGATGTDTGGKTETANPPQSTQDTLIVGRGGDSASLDPAIVTDGESLKITHQVFDSLLEYKEGTTEVQGSLAESWTVSEDGLKYTFKLRQGVKFHDGTDFNADAVVFNFTRWSDPKSEYKFEGDSFDYYDSMFGPDGKRIIKEAKAVDANTVEFTLNQPQAPFLQNLAMSSFGIASPAAIQEKKENFKNEPVGTGPFVFKEWKRNDSITLEKNPSYWREELPKLNRVIVRSIPDNSARFNALQSGEIDLMEDLSPDDLATLEGNPNLQKIERPSNNVGYVGFNLKQKPFDDVKVRQALSHAVNKQAIIEAFFAGQAIPAVNPLPPSLWGYNDSIQDYEYDLEKAKQLLAEAGYPNGLPDEYTFYAMPVPRPYMPDGKKVAEVIQADFEKIGVKVKIESPEWATYLDDAKAGEKADIFMLGWTGDNGDPDNFLYTLLDKDAIPSNNYSYYANDKLHEILIAAQKETEQSKREELYKQAQDIIKVDAPWVPLVHTTPLLAAKANVKGFVPAPTGTEYYYNVYFE, encoded by the coding sequence ATGAGAGTGAAAAGTTGGAGCAGTGTCGTGTTGGCATTGATGTTGTGCGGAGTTGTTATCCTTGCCGGATGCAGCGGAAGTAAGGGCAGCAGCAATAACGGTGCAACAGGAACGGATACGGGGGGGAAAACAGAAACGGCAAACCCGCCACAGTCCACACAGGATACATTAATTGTCGGGCGGGGTGGCGATTCCGCATCCCTGGATCCCGCAATCGTTACAGACGGCGAATCGCTTAAAATCACGCATCAGGTGTTTGACTCTTTGCTGGAATATAAGGAAGGAACGACCGAAGTTCAAGGCTCACTAGCCGAGAGCTGGACGGTTTCCGAAGACGGCCTGAAGTACACCTTCAAGCTTCGTCAAGGCGTGAAATTCCATGACGGAACCGATTTTAACGCCGATGCCGTCGTCTTTAACTTTACCCGCTGGTCGGATCCAAAAAGTGAGTACAAATTTGAAGGTGACTCTTTCGACTACTACGACTCCATGTTCGGCCCCGACGGAAAACGCATCATCAAAGAAGCGAAAGCAGTCGATGCGAATACCGTTGAATTTACGCTGAATCAACCGCAAGCACCGTTTCTGCAAAATCTGGCGATGTCCTCCTTCGGCATAGCCAGCCCTGCGGCCATTCAAGAGAAGAAGGAGAACTTCAAAAACGAACCGGTTGGCACCGGACCTTTTGTCTTTAAGGAATGGAAGCGCAACGATTCAATTACCCTGGAGAAAAATCCAAGCTATTGGAGAGAAGAGCTTCCAAAATTAAACAGAGTGATTGTACGCTCTATTCCCGACAACTCTGCACGCTTCAATGCGCTGCAAAGCGGGGAAATCGATCTGATGGAAGATTTGAGCCCGGACGACTTGGCCACGCTCGAAGGCAATCCGAATCTGCAAAAAATCGAACGCCCTTCTAATAATGTAGGTTATGTCGGCTTCAATCTAAAGCAAAAACCCTTTGATGACGTGAAAGTAAGGCAGGCATTAAGCCATGCCGTCAACAAACAGGCGATTATTGAGGCCTTCTTCGCTGGTCAAGCCATCCCGGCTGTAAATCCATTGCCGCCTTCCCTGTGGGGGTATAACGACAGCATTCAGGATTATGAATACGATTTAGAAAAGGCGAAGCAGTTACTGGCCGAAGCGGGGTACCCGAACGGTTTGCCTGATGAGTACACGTTCTATGCCATGCCGGTTCCCCGTCCGTACATGCCGGATGGCAAAAAGGTAGCCGAGGTCATTCAAGCCGATTTTGAGAAAATTGGGGTAAAGGTCAAGATCGAATCTCCAGAATGGGCTACTTATCTGGACGATGCAAAAGCCGGGGAGAAAGCCGACATCTTTATGCTCGGCTGGACGGGCGATAACGGCGACCCGGATAACTTTCTGTACACGCTGCTTGATAAAGACGCCATTCCGTCTAACAACTACAGCTATTATGCCAATGATAAGCTGCACGAGATTTTGATTGCCGCTCAAAAAGAAACCGAACAGTCCAAACGAGAAGAGCTGTATAAACAAGCACAAGACATCATAAAAGTCGATGCTCCGTGGGTTCCGCTTGTGCATACGACACCTCTCCTGGCGGCCAAAGCAAATGTGAAGGGATTCGTACCGGCGCCAACCGGCACAGAGTATTACTATAACGTCTACTTTGAATAA
- a CDS encoding ABC transporter permease, producing MKSYILKRLFIMVPVLIGMTMIVFSIIHAIPGDPAETILGQKATEQSKEALREQLGLHNPWYQQYFTYIGDLLQGDLGQSIRTKVPIAEEITPYLAATAELTFAAMAFAIIFGVNAGIISAWKQNSWFDYISMLVALIGVSMPIFWLGLMEQWIFSLELQWLPSIGRMNQRDPVEAVTNLYLLDSILAGRFDQLWTVIKHLILPSVALGTIPMAVIARMTRSSMLEVMNSDYVRTAKAKGLSQFFVVYKHALKNAFIPVLTVIGLQTGALLGGAVLTETIFAWPGVGRYIYEAISSRDYPVIQSGILIIAFVFVFINLIVDLLYAAVDPRIRYR from the coding sequence TTGAAATCCTATATTTTAAAGCGATTATTCATCATGGTTCCTGTTTTGATCGGTATGACGATGATTGTATTTTCCATTATTCATGCAATCCCTGGTGACCCGGCGGAAACCATTCTGGGACAAAAGGCGACGGAACAGTCCAAGGAAGCTCTCCGTGAACAATTGGGACTTCATAATCCGTGGTACCAGCAATATTTCACGTACATCGGAGATTTGCTCCAAGGTGATCTTGGACAATCCATCCGTACCAAAGTGCCGATTGCCGAGGAAATCACCCCTTATTTGGCAGCGACTGCCGAGTTGACGTTTGCCGCTATGGCGTTTGCCATCATTTTCGGCGTTAATGCTGGAATTATAAGCGCCTGGAAACAAAACTCATGGTTTGATTACATTAGTATGCTGGTTGCGCTTATCGGAGTATCGATGCCCATCTTTTGGCTTGGGTTAATGGAACAGTGGATTTTCTCTCTCGAGCTGCAATGGTTGCCTTCGATCGGTCGGATGAATCAACGGGATCCGGTTGAAGCCGTTACGAATTTATATTTGCTTGATAGCATTCTCGCCGGACGATTCGATCAATTGTGGACGGTGATCAAACACCTGATCCTGCCAAGCGTGGCGTTGGGTACGATTCCAATGGCGGTCATCGCCAGAATGACGCGTTCGAGCATGCTGGAGGTCATGAACTCTGATTATGTCCGCACGGCAAAAGCCAAAGGGCTGTCCCAATTTTTTGTCGTCTACAAGCATGCACTTAAAAATGCGTTTATTCCGGTGCTTACCGTCATCGGTTTACAAACCGGGGCGCTGTTGGGAGGAGCTGTATTGACGGAGACGATTTTTGCCTGGCCAGGCGTAGGACGGTACATTTATGAAGCGATCAGCTCACGCGATTACCCGGTGATTCAATCCGGCATTCTGATCATCGCTTTTGTATTCGTTTTCATTAATCTGATTGTGGATTTGCTGTATGCAGCAGTGGATCCGCGCATTCGCTACCGGTAA
- the nikC gene encoding nickel transporter permease, producing MPQIMAHTSDSPAVSIEKVSEPWRDAWGAFRKNKMAMLGLFMIVAFIVIALVAPLIAPYDYKAQELTDRLKPPSVEHWFGTDDLGRDILSRVLHGARISLWVGTFSVIGSIILGTFFGLLAGFYGKWMDMLISRIFDILLAFPSILLAIAIVAILGPSLQNALYAIAIVNIPTYGRLVRAKVLSLKNEEYITAAQAIGMKNRGILWHHILPNSLTPIIVQGTLGIATAIIEAAALGFLGMGAQPPAPEWGKMLSDSRQFIATAPWTVVFPGVSIMLTVLAFNLMGDGLRDALDPRMKS from the coding sequence ATGCCACAGATTATGGCGCACACTAGCGACAGCCCTGCCGTCTCCATCGAGAAGGTTTCCGAACCTTGGAGGGATGCGTGGGGAGCTTTCCGCAAGAATAAAATGGCGATGCTCGGACTGTTCATGATTGTAGCCTTCATTGTTATTGCACTCGTTGCGCCGCTTATTGCACCCTATGATTATAAAGCCCAAGAGCTGACCGATCGGTTAAAGCCCCCATCTGTGGAGCATTGGTTCGGGACAGATGATCTGGGGCGTGACATACTCAGCCGGGTGCTGCACGGGGCTCGTATTTCATTGTGGGTCGGTACTTTTTCCGTGATTGGCTCCATCATCCTGGGAACGTTTTTTGGGTTGCTCGCGGGTTTTTACGGGAAATGGATGGATATGTTGATCTCGCGTATTTTCGATATTTTGTTGGCGTTTCCGAGTATCCTGCTGGCAATTGCGATTGTAGCCATACTGGGGCCCTCGCTGCAAAATGCGCTATACGCGATCGCGATAGTCAACATACCGACCTATGGCCGATTGGTTCGGGCCAAGGTGCTTAGCTTGAAGAACGAGGAATACATCACTGCTGCGCAGGCGATTGGGATGAAGAACCGCGGTATATTATGGCATCACATACTGCCAAACAGTCTGACTCCGATTATCGTGCAAGGCACGCTGGGCATCGCAACAGCCATCATCGAAGCCGCAGCACTCGGGTTTCTGGGGATGGGCGCCCAGCCCCCCGCTCCGGAATGGGGGAAGATGCTGTCCGATTCGCGGCAATTTATAGCGACGGCTCCGTGGACGGTCGTATTTCCCGGTGTCTCGATCATGCTGACGGTACTCGCCTTTAACCTGATGGGAGACGGACTGCGCGATGCATTGGATCCGCGAATGAAAAGTTAA